From a single Pelmatolapia mariae isolate MD_Pm_ZW linkage group LG20, Pm_UMD_F_2, whole genome shotgun sequence genomic region:
- the acvrl1 gene encoding serine/threonine-protein kinase receptor R3, translated as MGSSAVLTGLIAGVILWTSAIHGDTTDDGNLLCACKNNKGTCKNEMCRGDYCFYTWMKDGYEELGCFSENTKVQCYSSFPSYFTKCCREDNCNSNITVPPNINGDSTPTPPEAGRLELWIPLFLLFLFVTACVFGLILLLRFRRAAHRLQDVEGHDVKILKVPSGDDPTYGNIYDEFCTSGSGTGLPYLVQRTMARQISLVECVGKGRYGEVWRGTWMGESVAVKIFSSRDEHSWFRETEIYNTVQLRHDNILGFIASDMTSKNSSTQLWLVTHYHELGSLYDFLQYSSLEPESCLRMCLSVACGLVHLHTEIVSSQEKPAIAHRDLKSRNILVKRNGQCCIADLGLAVIHSQSHDYLDMGNNPRVGTKRYMAPEVLDETIRVDVFESYKQTDIWALGLVFWEITRRTVVNGIVEDYRPPFFDLVPSDPSFEEMKKVVCVDQQRPSLHNRLHSHPILSAIVKVMKECWYQNPTARLTALRIRKTLSKLDHDDFSIEKLKQDF; from the exons ACACCACAGATGATGGGAATCTGCTGTGTGCCTGCAAAAATAACAAAGGCAcatgtaaaaatgaaatgtgcAGGGGAGattattgtttttatacctGGATGAAAGACGGATATGAGGAGTTGGGCTGTTTCAGTGAGAACACCAAAGTGCAGTGCTACTCCTCCTTCCCCAGCTACTTTACGAAGTGCTGCAGAGAGGACAACTGCAACTCCAACATCACAGTGCCTCCAAACATAA ATGGGGACTCGACACCGACACCCCCAGAAGCTGGTCGCCTAGAGCTGTGGATCCCCCTGTTCctgctgttcttatttgttacTGCCTGTGTCTTTGGCCTGATACTACTCCTGCGCTTCCGACGTGCAGCCCACAGACTACAAGATGTTGAAGGCCATGATGTCAAAATACTCAAAGTCCCCAGTGGAGATGACCCCACATATGGC AATATCTATGATGAGTTTTGTACATCAGGGAGTGGGACAGGGCTTCCGTATCTTGTCCAGAGAACTATGGCCAGGCAAATCTCACTTGTTGAGTGTGTTG GCAAAGGCAGGTATGGAGAGGTTTGGAGGGGAACGTGGATGGGGGAAAGTGTCGCCGTCAAGATTTTCTCCTCTAGAGATGAGCACTCCTGGTTTAGAGAGACAGAGATCTACAATACTGTACAGCTGCGACACGACAACATACTCG gTTTCATAGCCTCCGACATGACATCCAAGAATTCCAGTACCCAGCTGTGGCTCGTCACCCACTATCATGAGCTCGGGTCTCTCTACGATTTCTTGCAGTACAGCAGCTTGGAGCCAGAGAGCTGCTTGAGGATGTGTCTGTCTGTGGCCTGTGGCCTGGTCCACCTCCACACTGAGATTGTTAGCTCCCAGGAAAAACCAGCTATTGCCCACCGAGACCTGAAAAGCCGAAATATTCTGGTAAAGCGCAACGGACAGTGCTGCATCGCTGATCTTG GTTTAGCAGTGATACACTCTCAGTCCCATGACTACCTCGATATGGGCAATAACCCTCGCGTGGGGACCAAGCGCTACATGGCCCCTGAGGTGCTGGATGAAACTATCCGTGTGGATGTTTTTGAGTCCTATAAGCAAACTGACATCTGGGCTCTCGGGCTGGTCTTTTGGGAAATTACCCGCAGGACTGTTGTCAATG gcATTGTGGAAGATTACCGTCCACCCTTCTTTGACCTGGTGCCCTCGGATCCCAGCTTTGAGGAGATGAAAAAGGTGGTGTGTGTGGACCAGCAGAGGCCCAGTCTGCACAACAGACTCCATTCTCACCCA ATATTGTCAGCCATCGTGAAGGTCATGAAGGAGTGCTGGTACCAGAACCCAACAGCCCGCCTTACAGCCTTGCGAATAAGGAAGACTCTCTCCAAACTGGATCACGACGACTTCAGCATTGAAAAACTGAAGCAGGATTTCTAG